In Leptospira langatensis, a single window of DNA contains:
- a CDS encoding DsbA family oxidoreductase, which translates to MEATVSIYSDVVCPWCYIGKKRLEQAIESWKTNHPNDTIQVSWKPFQLNPDLPEGGEDREAHMVKKFGSLDRVRMMTQRVTDIAKEDGLQFSNILQGHQPNTFLLHALIRKARNYNKEAELAEIFFSKFFSESKNLSDDSVIQEGLAQVGIPETELEEVRKDTKLLAEIANEENEGKIMGVTGVPFYIFNDKYAVSGAQGPDLFLQVFERLESEASA; encoded by the coding sequence TTGGAAGCAACAGTATCGATCTATTCGGACGTAGTTTGTCCTTGGTGCTATATAGGTAAGAAAAGATTGGAACAGGCGATCGAGTCCTGGAAGACCAATCATCCGAACGATACGATCCAAGTAAGTTGGAAACCTTTTCAATTGAACCCTGATCTGCCGGAGGGCGGCGAGGATAGAGAAGCTCATATGGTCAAGAAATTCGGTTCCTTGGACCGAGTGAGGATGATGACCCAAAGAGTTACCGATATCGCAAAAGAAGACGGTTTACAGTTCTCTAATATACTGCAAGGTCATCAGCCCAATACTTTCCTTCTTCATGCACTGATCCGTAAGGCAAGGAATTATAATAAGGAAGCGGAGCTCGCAGAGATTTTCTTCAGTAAATTCTTCTCAGAGTCAAAGAATTTATCCGACGATTCTGTCATTCAGGAAGGATTGGCCCAAGTAGGGATCCCGGAAACCGAATTGGAAGAAGTTCGCAAGGATACCAAGCTTCTGGCTGAGATCGCGAACGAAGAGAATGAAGGAAAGATCATGGGAGTGACCGGAGTTCCGTTCTATATCTTTAACGATAAATATGCCGTATCCGGCGCCCAGGGACCGGATCTATTCCTGCAAGTATTCGAACGATTAGAATCGGAAGCGAGCGCCTAA
- a CDS encoding TlpA family protein disulfide reductase, with the protein MNQKVRSALQYGGAFILLLTATFFLAWFRALDTEPVLSLDGKEFRTPIGEKASIKGKTTVVYFWATWCGVCNTNLPLVKWYASSLKDQNRFAFISVEEGDSEVALKNYLEKQSIDFPVIVGNPMLLRDWGIRGYPSFYILDGEGRVRFAESGIMSPFGMFLRLVWTRIFWS; encoded by the coding sequence ATGAATCAAAAGGTGAGATCGGCGTTACAGTACGGAGGAGCATTCATTCTTCTATTGACCGCTACTTTTTTCTTGGCCTGGTTTAGAGCCTTGGACACAGAACCTGTTTTGAGTCTGGATGGAAAAGAATTCAGAACTCCAATAGGAGAGAAGGCAAGCATCAAGGGCAAGACCACTGTAGTTTATTTTTGGGCGACTTGGTGCGGAGTCTGCAACACGAATCTTCCTTTAGTGAAATGGTATGCTTCTTCTTTGAAGGATCAAAATCGTTTCGCATTCATTAGTGTGGAAGAAGGGGACAGCGAAGTCGCTCTCAAGAATTATCTGGAAAAACAAAGTATAGATTTTCCGGTGATCGTAGGTAATCCGATGTTACTTAGGGATTGGGGGATCAGGGGCTATCCTAGTTTTTATATTTTAGATGGAGAAGGAAGAGTTCGCTTCGCCGAATCGGGGATCATGAGCCCGTTCGGGATGTTTTTGCGACTCGTATGGACTAGGATTTTCTGGTCTTAG
- a CDS encoding decaprenyl-phosphate phosphoribosyltransferase, protein MLFSYIKLLRPHQWVKNIILFAGIIFGKKLGDLESVERAIYAFFLFSLTASCQYVINDFMDRKEDALHPEKKHRPLASGAISPTIALLFTAILLSFTLIFSFKLQPEFFYWVTGYLIFNIVYSRFLKHMVILDVMSISFGFVVRAIAGSIVVGVSFSSWLLLCTFMLALYWGFGKRRGELIILEEGAKGHRKILEEYSVNFLDLMMGIVATMTLVTYVMYVTSPHTIENLGTDKMVYTIPIVVYAIFRSLYIIYIKNMGHNPTKAILTDWGVLVAGFLWLLLVVWIMYSGSGQSLPFHL, encoded by the coding sequence ATGCTATTTTCTTACATAAAACTTTTAAGACCACATCAGTGGGTTAAGAATATAATCCTATTCGCGGGAATCATTTTCGGGAAAAAACTAGGCGATCTGGAATCCGTAGAGAGAGCCATTTATGCATTCTTTCTATTCTCCTTAACTGCCAGCTGCCAATATGTGATCAATGATTTCATGGATCGCAAAGAAGACGCTTTGCATCCGGAAAAGAAACACAGGCCATTGGCTTCGGGGGCAATCTCTCCTACGATCGCACTCCTATTCACTGCTATTCTTCTTTCCTTCACTCTAATTTTCTCATTTAAGTTACAGCCTGAGTTCTTCTACTGGGTGACCGGATATCTGATCTTCAATATAGTATATAGTAGATTCTTAAAACACATGGTCATCTTGGATGTGATGAGTATTTCCTTCGGTTTCGTAGTGAGAGCCATTGCGGGTTCCATCGTAGTAGGAGTGAGTTTCTCTTCTTGGCTTCTGCTTTGCACTTTCATGCTGGCTCTCTATTGGGGTTTCGGCAAGAGAAGGGGAGAGCTCATCATCTTGGAAGAAGGAGCCAAGGGTCATCGCAAGATCCTAGAAGAATACTCCGTCAATTTCCTGGATCTGATGATGGGGATTGTCGCAACCATGACATTGGTTACCTATGTTATGTATGTTACTAGTCCGCATACCATTGAGAATTTGGGAACCGACAAAATGGTTTATACCATTCCGATCGTGGTCTACGCGATCTTTAGATCCTTGTACATTATCTATATCAAGAACATGGGCCACAATCCTACTAAGGCGATCCTTACGGATTGGGGTGTCCTTGTGGCGGGATTTCTGTGGCTTTTACTGGTTGTTTGGATCATGTACTCGGGTTCCGGACAAAGTCTTCCCTTTCATCTATAA